The following are from one region of the Gloeomargarita lithophora Alchichica-D10 genome:
- a CDS encoding DUF3531 family protein, which produces MNIQFREVDTFNLWIWVEFPQPPTQEEQQYLEEIFSSWFLLGKLGGFNAENLPVQDQGYDLNFFPYDTETSDDAFLAVMHNMGEVEYQDHWARCWFDLGTSDGLALDILLNVLRQFDQEYVPLKTVIIGGVNPDWPVDHFEPESPLADDF; this is translated from the coding sequence ATGAATATCCAATTCCGGGAAGTAGATACGTTTAACCTGTGGATTTGGGTGGAATTTCCCCAGCCACCCACCCAGGAGGAACAGCAGTACCTGGAGGAGATTTTTAGCTCTTGGTTTTTGTTAGGCAAATTGGGGGGATTCAATGCGGAAAATCTGCCCGTCCAAGACCAGGGTTATGACCTGAATTTTTTCCCCTACGATACCGAAACCAGCGACGATGCCTTCTTAGCCGTGATGCACAATATGGGGGAAGTGGAATACCAAGACCATTGGGCACGCTGTTGGTTTGACCTGGGCACCAGCGATGGTCTTGCCCTGGATATATTGTTAAATGTATTGCGCCAATTTGACCAGGAATATGTGCCCCTGAAAACCGTGATCATTGGGGGGGTGAATCCCGATTGGCCGGTGGATCATTTTGAGCCGGAATCGCCATTGGCTGATGATTTTTGA
- the fba gene encoding class II fructose-bisphosphate aldolase (catalyzes the reversible aldol condensation of dihydroxyacetonephosphate and glyceraldehyde 3-phosphate in the Calvin cycle, glycolysis, and/or gluconeogenesis): MALVPMRLLLDHAAEHDYGIPAFNVNNMEQIQAIMQAAHTTDSPVILQASRGARKYAGENFLRHLILAAVETYPHIPISMHQDHGNSPATCYSAIRNGFTSVMMDGSLMDDAKTPASYEYNVAVTAEVVKVAHGLGVSVEGELGCLGSLETGMGEAEDGHGAEGVLSHDQLLTDPDQAVDFVEKTDLDALAVAIGTSHGAYKFSRKPEGEVLQINRIEELHRRLPNTHIVMHGSSSVPKELIDLINEFGGTIPETYGVPVEEIQRGIKNGVRKVNIDTDNRLAITAAVREALAKNAKEFDPRHFLKPSIKYMQQVCADRYQQFWSAGNASKIKQMTCDEYALKYAKGELKAVTRTLVGA; this comes from the coding sequence ATGGCACTGGTTCCCATGCGGCTTTTGCTGGATCACGCCGCCGAACACGACTACGGCATTCCCGCCTTCAACGTCAATAACATGGAGCAAATTCAGGCGATCATGCAGGCTGCCCATACCACCGATAGCCCAGTGATCCTACAGGCTTCCCGCGGGGCGCGCAAATACGCCGGGGAGAATTTTTTGCGCCATTTGATCCTGGCCGCTGTGGAAACCTACCCCCACATTCCGATTTCCATGCACCAGGACCACGGCAACAGCCCCGCCACCTGCTACTCCGCCATCCGCAACGGTTTTACCAGCGTGATGATGGACGGCTCCCTGATGGACGATGCCAAAACCCCGGCCAGCTATGAGTACAACGTTGCCGTTACCGCAGAAGTGGTGAAGGTCGCCCACGGGTTGGGGGTGAGCGTGGAAGGGGAACTGGGTTGTTTGGGTTCCCTGGAAACCGGCATGGGTGAAGCGGAAGACGGTCACGGTGCCGAAGGGGTGCTTTCCCACGACCAACTGCTGACCGACCCGGATCAGGCGGTGGATTTTGTGGAAAAAACCGACCTGGATGCCCTAGCGGTGGCGATTGGCACCAGTCACGGGGCCTACAAGTTCAGCCGCAAACCGGAGGGAGAAGTCCTGCAAATCAATCGGATTGAGGAATTGCACCGCCGCCTGCCCAATACGCACATTGTCATGCACGGTTCTTCCTCGGTGCCCAAGGAATTGATTGACCTGATCAACGAATTTGGCGGCACCATCCCGGAAACCTACGGGGTGCCCGTGGAAGAAATCCAACGGGGGATCAAAAACGGGGTTCGCAAGGTGAACATTGATACGGACAACCGCTTGGCCATCACCGCCGCCGTCCGGGAAGCCCTGGCGAAAAATGCTAAGGAATTTGACCCCCGCCATTTTCTGAAGCCCTCAATTAAATATATGCAGCAGGTGTGCGCCGACCGCTACCAGCAGTTCTGGAGTGCGGGCAATGCCAGCAAAATCAAGCAAATGACCTGCGATGAATATGCGCTCAAATACGCCAAAGGGGAACTGAAAGCCGTCACCCGGACTTTAGTGGGGGCGTAA
- a CDS encoding RluA family pseudouridine synthase, whose translation MSRLDQGLVQQWPEFSRSRIQKLIHQGHVHINQRVQTDKNQPLRPGDWVQLHIPAPEPVDTPAQPIPLEILYEDGQLLILNKPAGLVVHPAPGHWDGTLVNALLAHCPDFLAMGDKQRPGIVHRLDKDTTGVMVVAKTALALQHLQQQIQTRRMGREYLGLIHGRLPQENGTISAPIGRHPHQRQKMAVIPSGRPAVTHWRVLESCGVYSWVHFRLETGRTHQIRVHLSHLGHPLVGDPVYSSSRTLTQKLPGQALHAWRLSLAHPATGEGLTVTAPLPAHLVGLLTYLGFKNHQPMAIPAQNDPPANRDSPPQ comes from the coding sequence ATGTCCCGCCTGGATCAGGGGTTGGTGCAACAATGGCCGGAATTTTCCCGCAGTCGCATCCAAAAACTCATCCACCAGGGGCACGTCCACATCAATCAGCGGGTGCAAACCGATAAAAATCAACCCCTCCGCCCCGGCGATTGGGTGCAACTGCACATTCCCGCCCCGGAACCGGTGGATACTCCGGCGCAACCCATCCCCCTGGAAATTTTGTACGAAGATGGGCAATTACTAATCCTCAACAAACCGGCGGGGTTGGTGGTGCATCCGGCTCCCGGCCATTGGGACGGGACTTTAGTGAATGCTCTACTGGCGCACTGCCCGGATTTTCTGGCGATGGGTGACAAACAACGTCCCGGCATTGTCCATCGTTTGGACAAAGACACCACCGGGGTCATGGTGGTGGCAAAAACCGCCCTGGCGCTCCAGCATTTGCAACAGCAAATCCAAACCCGCCGCATGGGGCGAGAATACCTAGGCTTGATTCACGGGCGACTCCCCCAGGAAAACGGTACAATCAGTGCCCCCATCGGGCGGCATCCCCACCAGCGGCAAAAAATGGCGGTGATCCCCAGCGGGCGACCGGCGGTGACCCATTGGCGGGTTTTAGAATCCTGTGGGGTGTATAGCTGGGTACACTTTCGCCTGGAAACCGGGCGTACCCATCAGATTCGGGTGCATTTGAGCCATTTGGGGCATCCTTTGGTGGGTGACCCGGTGTATAGTTCCAGCCGTACATTGACGCAAAAATTACCGGGGCAAGCCCTGCACGCCTGGCGATTGAGTTTAGCGCATCCCGCCACAGGAGAAGGATTAACGGTAACTGCACCACTTCCCGCACATTTGGTGGGTTTACTCACTTATTTGGGGTTCAAAAATCATCAGCCAATGGCGATTCCGGCTCAAAATGATCCACCGGCCAATCGGGATTCACCCCCCCAATGA
- the aroH gene encoding chorismate mutase: MESAWTWRALRGATTAEANTVAAIREVVLELLTTLEQENHLDPRQLLSVTFSITSDLDAIYPATIARERPRWDEVAMLDVQHMYVAHGLPRCIRLLAHAHLPPAQRLIHPYLRGAKQLRPDWSFRR, encoded by the coding sequence ATGGAGAGTGCTTGGACGTGGCGGGCACTGCGGGGTGCGACAACGGCGGAGGCCAATACGGTGGCCGCTATCCGGGAAGTAGTCTTGGAATTGTTGACCACCCTGGAGCAGGAAAACCACCTCGACCCCCGGCAATTGTTGAGTGTGACTTTTAGCATCACCTCGGATTTGGATGCGATTTATCCGGCCACAATTGCTAGGGAACGCCCCCGCTGGGATGAAGTCGCCATGTTGGATGTCCAGCATATGTATGTTGCCCACGGTTTGCCCCGCTGTATTCGCCTGCTCGCCCACGCCCATTTACCCCCGGCGCAACGGTTGATCCATCCCTACCTGCGGGGGGCGAAACAACTGCGACCGGACTGGAGTTTTCGCCGCTAA
- a CDS encoding Sll0314/Alr1548 family TPR repeat-containing protein → MVKKAGLAILTAVTLWLSAVPVQAGDPFRRKPPRPIDAKTEQVFEQVFIYGNYSQARSILTELLAQNPKEPLVYALSASIAYLDGDLTNMAQAAAQTMTTATALQKTDPLRGHLYVGVAHFLAGGVVATENRKNLLLVVPQLLDKVQVALGEFDKAAAVNPNDPELNLIRGFADLLLAINIPFSNVGDAVNRLQNSGAPPYLVHRGLALAYRDLKQFPDALAEVDKALIAAPNQPELQYLRAQILVGQQNYIEGVKWFDQSLAMEAQLPPALVRQIRRERERAQRRVVAAPQ, encoded by the coding sequence GTGGTCAAAAAAGCTGGCTTGGCGATACTGACGGCTGTAACCCTTTGGCTGAGTGCCGTACCGGTGCAGGCCGGTGACCCCTTTCGGCGCAAACCCCCCCGCCCCATTGATGCTAAAACTGAGCAGGTATTTGAACAGGTTTTTATTTATGGTAATTACTCCCAAGCCCGCAGTATCCTGACGGAATTGTTGGCGCAAAACCCCAAAGAACCCCTGGTGTACGCCCTATCTGCTTCCATAGCTTACCTGGATGGGGATTTGACTAACATGGCGCAGGCCGCCGCCCAGACGATGACAACCGCTACCGCATTGCAGAAAACCGACCCGCTGCGGGGGCATCTGTACGTGGGGGTGGCGCACTTTTTGGCAGGGGGGGTGGTGGCGACGGAAAACCGCAAAAATTTACTTTTGGTGGTGCCCCAACTGTTGGATAAGGTGCAGGTAGCTTTGGGTGAATTTGATAAAGCCGCCGCAGTGAATCCCAACGACCCGGAATTGAATTTGATTCGGGGATTTGCGGATTTACTTTTGGCAATCAATATCCCCTTTAGCAATGTGGGGGATGCGGTGAATCGCCTGCAAAATTCCGGCGCCCCGCCCTACCTGGTGCATCGGGGTTTGGCCTTGGCCTACCGGGATTTGAAACAGTTTCCCGATGCTTTAGCTGAGGTGGACAAAGCCCTCATCGCCGCCCCTAACCAACCGGAATTGCAGTATCTCAGGGCGCAAATTTTGGTGGGGCAACAAAATTATATTGAGGGGGTGAAATGGTTTGACCAGTCCTTGGCGATGGAAGCCCAACTGCCCCCGGCGTTAGTCCGCCAGATTCGCCGGGAACGGGAACGGGCGCAACGGCGGGTGGTGGCCGCTCCCCAATGA
- a CDS encoding 2-isopropylmalate synthase, with protein sequence GVDIIEAGFAYASPGDFEAVQTIAREVREPVICSLARAIPADIEAAAKALEPAAHPRIHTFISTSDIHLEHQLRKSRAEVLAIAVAMVTKAKGYVNDVEFSPMDAARSDPEYLYQVLTAAIEAGATTVNIPDTVGYLMPEEFGRLIQGIRENVPNIDRAVVSVHGHNDLGVATANFLEAIKQGARQVEVTINGIGERAGNTALEELVMALHVRRSYFNPFLGRPVAATQPLTRIDTTQIYKTSRLVSSLTGMVVQPNKAIVGANAFAHESGIHQDGVLKHRQTYEIMDARTIGWQANQIVLGKHSGRHAFRARLQELGFDLHDQELNRAFLRFKELADKKKDITDRDLEAIASDEMQTPLVVNFRLERVQVSCGDHEIPTATVTLRLPSGEERTDAATGTGPVDAIYKAMNRVVEVPNRLVEFAVQSVTAGIDAIGEVTIRLEHNQRTYSGHAANTDIIVASAQAYVNALNRLYNALQHQPTPVVTSQT encoded by the coding sequence TGGGGGTGGATATTATCGAGGCGGGGTTTGCCTACGCCAGTCCGGGGGATTTTGAGGCGGTGCAGACGATTGCGCGGGAGGTGCGGGAACCGGTGATTTGCTCCTTGGCACGGGCGATTCCGGCGGATATAGAAGCGGCGGCCAAAGCCCTGGAACCGGCGGCACACCCCCGCATTCACACCTTTATTTCCACGTCGGATATTCACCTGGAACATCAGTTACGCAAAAGCCGGGCGGAGGTTTTGGCGATTGCGGTGGCGATGGTGACCAAGGCCAAGGGCTATGTAAATGATGTGGAATTTTCGCCGATGGATGCCGCCCGCTCTGACCCGGAATACCTTTACCAAGTCCTGACGGCGGCGATCGAGGCCGGGGCAACGACAGTGAATATCCCGGATACGGTGGGGTATTTGATGCCGGAGGAATTTGGGCGGTTGATCCAAGGCATTAGGGAAAATGTCCCCAACATTGACCGGGCGGTGGTTTCCGTGCATGGGCATAATGATTTGGGGGTGGCGACGGCCAATTTTTTAGAAGCAATTAAACAGGGTGCCCGCCAGGTGGAAGTGACGATCAATGGCATTGGCGAACGGGCGGGGAATACGGCTCTGGAAGAATTGGTAATGGCTCTGCACGTGCGGCGCAGTTACTTTAATCCCTTCCTGGGGCGACCGGTGGCGGCCACCCAACCCTTGACCCGGATTGATACCACCCAGATTTACAAAACTTCCCGCCTGGTGTCCAGTTTGACGGGGATGGTCGTGCAGCCCAACAAGGCGATTGTGGGGGCGAATGCCTTTGCCCACGAGTCGGGGATTCACCAGGACGGGGTGCTGAAGCATCGCCAGACCTACGAAATTATGGATGCCCGTACCATAGGATGGCAGGCCAATCAAATCGTGTTGGGCAAGCATTCCGGTCGCCATGCGTTTCGGGCGCGCCTGCAAGAATTGGGGTTTGACCTGCATGACCAGGAATTGAATCGGGCTTTTTTGCGGTTCAAGGAATTGGCGGACAAGAAAAAAGACATTACCGACCGGGACTTGGAGGCCATCGCCAGCGACGAAATGCAAACCCCCCTGGTGGTGAATTTTCGCCTGGAGCGGGTGCAGGTGTCCTGCGGTGACCATGAAATTCCCACGGCGACGGTGACCCTGCGTTTGCCCAGCGGCGAAGAACGCACGGATGCCGCTACGGGAACGGGGCCGGTGGATGCGATTTACAAGGCGATGAACCGGGTGGTGGAAGTGCCAAATCGGTTGGTGGAATTTGCGGTGCAGTCGGTGACGGCGGGGATTGATGCTATCGGGGAGGTGACCATTCGCCTGGAGCACAACCAACGCACCTACAGCGGTCATGCGGCCAATACGGATATTATTGTGGCCTCGGCGCAGGCGTATGTGAATGCCCTAAATCGTTTATACAATGCCCTGCAACACCAGCCCACCCCTGTTGTCACCAGTCAAACCTAG
- the rsmG gene encoding 16S rRNA (guanine(527)-N(7))-methyltransferase RsmG — protein sequence MSHLPSPLDPWPGAETHPDPRWHALYLAILAGNEQMNLTRITTPADFWEKHLWDSVQGIQPYLGNNEAWQVLDVGTGAGFPGLAVGILQPHWQVTLLDSRQKKTRFLAQVIADLRLDNITMLTGRAEVLGATVPHRKNYDLVLLRAVAPVDQALNYGTPFLKPGGRLVLYQGHWTAAQTEALTASLHGLKLTHIDAQITPLTQGVRHYLHLVGNFPAQGGS from the coding sequence ATGAGCCATTTGCCCAGTCCGCTTGACCCTTGGCCGGGGGCAGAAACGCACCCTGACCCCCGCTGGCACGCCCTTTACTTAGCCATCTTGGCGGGTAATGAGCAGATGAATTTAACCCGCATTACTACACCGGCGGACTTTTGGGAAAAACATCTCTGGGATAGCGTCCAGGGGATTCAACCCTATTTGGGGAATAATGAAGCGTGGCAAGTGCTGGATGTGGGCACCGGGGCGGGGTTTCCAGGTTTAGCAGTAGGGATTTTGCAACCCCATTGGCAGGTGACATTATTGGATTCGCGCCAGAAAAAAACCCGCTTTTTAGCCCAGGTGATTGCCGATTTGCGCTTGGATAATATCACCATGCTCACCGGACGGGCAGAAGTTCTGGGAGCTACTGTACCCCACCGAAAAAACTATGATTTAGTGCTATTGCGGGCGGTGGCTCCGGTGGATCAAGCCCTCAACTATGGCACGCCTTTTCTCAAACCGGGCGGGCGTTTGGTGCTTTACCAGGGGCATTGGACTGCGGCACAAACCGAGGCCTTAACCGCATCTTTGCACGGTCTAAAATTAACGCACATTGATGCCCAAATCACCCCTTTGACCCAAGGGGTGCGCCATTACCTGCATTTGGTGGGGAACTTCCCAGCGCAGGGTGGTTCATAA
- the bcp gene encoding thioredoxin-dependent thiol peroxidase codes for MSESPALTVGQPAPLFSLPSGDGQTVSLGQFQGQWVILYFYPRDNTPGCTTEACGFRDTYAQLQQVQAVVLGISTDSVASHAKFIRKYDLPFLLLADTGGQVARSYGSYGPKKFMGKSYEGVFRHTFILDPQGKIAQIYRQVKPATHAQQVLIDLTQLQNATP; via the coding sequence ATGAGCGAATCACCCGCATTAACCGTCGGCCAACCGGCTCCCCTATTTAGCCTCCCCAGTGGGGACGGCCAGACCGTTAGCCTCGGGCAATTTCAGGGGCAGTGGGTGATTCTGTACTTTTATCCGCGGGACAATACCCCCGGTTGCACCACGGAAGCCTGTGGGTTTCGGGATACCTATGCCCAATTACAGCAGGTACAGGCGGTGGTGTTGGGCATCAGTACGGATTCGGTCGCCAGCCATGCCAAATTTATTCGTAAGTACGATTTACCATTTTTATTACTGGCGGATACCGGGGGACAGGTCGCCCGGAGCTATGGCAGTTATGGCCCCAAGAAATTCATGGGAAAAAGTTACGAGGGCGTGTTTCGGCATACTTTTATCCTTGATCCCCAGGGCAAAATCGCCCAAATTTACCGCCAGGTGAAACCGGCAACCCACGCCCAACAGGTGTTAATAGACTTAACCCAATTGCAGAATGCGACCCCCTGA